CGCCGTGCCCGCGCCGCGGCATTGCCCCTCCCCGCCCCCAACATTACACTCCGGCGCCATGGCCGAAGCCACACCACAACAACCGGGTCCAGTCACCCGGCCGGATGGACGTCAGCCGCAACAACTGCGGCCGGTGCGGTTCATGAATCACATCGCACCATACGCCCTGGGATCCACCCTGATCGAATGGGGTCAAACCCGCGTCATCTGCGCGGTCACCCTCGACCCCACCGTGCCGCGCTGGAAAAAAGAACAGGGACTTCCCGGCGGGTGGCTCACCGCCGAGTATTCCATGCTCCCCTACTCCACCCTCCAGCGCAAACCCCGCGAAATCTCCAAAGGCCGTCCCGAGGGCCGCACCCAGGAAATCCAACGCCTCATCGGCCGGGCCCTGCGCACCGCCGTGGACCTCGAAAAACTCGGCGAACGCACGCTCTGGGTGGACTGCGACGTCCTCCAGGCCGACGGTGGCACCCGCACCGCAGCCATCACCGGCGGTTACGTCGCCCTGGCCCTGGCCGTCCAGCGCCTGCTGCAGGACGGTACCCTGGCCGAATCACCCTTGCGACCACCGGTCGCCGCCGTCAGCGTCGGCATCGTCCAGGGCCAGGTCCTGCTCGACCTGTGCTACCAGGAAGACGTCTCCGCCTGCGTGGACCTCAACCTCGTCATGAACGCACAGGGCGAATTCATCGAAATCCAGGGCTCCGGCGAGGAAGCCACCTTCACCGAATCGCAACTTACCGAAATGCTGGCCGCCGGCAGGGCCGGCATCCGGGAACTCATCCGGGCCCAGGAACAAGCCCTGCAGCAGGCCGGGCTCCTCACCGCCCCGGCCCCATCGGCACCCGCCTCCGCAACCACCGCGCCATGACCGCCCGCCCCACACGACTCTTCTTCATCCGCCACGCCGAGGTCGCCATCCCCTACCAACGGGTCTTCGCGGGCCGACTCGACATCCCGCTGTCCGAGGAAGGCCATCGCCAGGCCGCCGCCCTCGCCCCGTGGCTGGCACGGCTTGCACCCGACGCCCTCTACGCCAGCCCGATGCTCCGGGTCCGCCAAACCCTCCAACCCTGGCGCGACCTGGGCAGCCCCGAACCCATTTTCCGCCCGGAACTGCGCGAGGTGGACTTCGGCGAGTGGACCGGTGTGGCCTGGGACGACGTCCAACCCCGCTTCGGCCAAAGCCCATGGGACTGGCTGCGCCTGCTCGAGCAGAACGCCATCCGCAACGCCGAACCCTTCGATTCATTCCGCAACCGCGTGGCCGCCTGCCTCCAACAAATCCTCGATCAACACCCCGGCCGCCGCATCGCCGTCCTCTGCCACGGCGGCGTCATCCGCATGGCCCTGGCCTGGCTCTGCCAATGGCCCCTGGCCGCCACCGCCGTCCTTGCCGTGGACTACGCCAGCGTCACCACCGTGACCCTGCACAACCCGCGCGTGGAGCTGGAACTGCTAAACTACCAGCCCTGGCGGCCCATCCCCTGACCGCCCCGCAAACCACCGCCCGGCCCATGAGCCCCCCGTCCCATGAACCGGTACGCGCTTTCGTGGCTCTCGGCGCCAACCTCGGCAACCCGCGCGACACCTTCCGAGCCGTGCTGGCCAGGCTCAGCCGCAGCTCCCTGCAGCCTCTTCGGACCTCCTCCCTCTGGGAAACCGAGCCTGTGGATTGCCCGCCCGGCTCTCCCCCGTTCCTCAATGCAGTGGTGGAGATGGTCCCCTTGCCAACGCTGACCCCCGAATCACTGCTCGAACAACTGCTCCGGCTGGAACGAGAGTTCGGCCGATCCCCATCCCCCATCCGCAACGCACCCCGACCGCTCGACCTGGACCTGATTGCCTTCGGCGCGGAACAGCGCGCCACGGAGCGGCTTGTCCTGCCGCATCCCAGCGCTCATTTGCGCCGATTCGTCCTCGAACCC
Above is a window of Limisphaera ngatamarikiensis DNA encoding:
- a CDS encoding histidine phosphatase family protein, producing the protein MTARPTRLFFIRHAEVAIPYQRVFAGRLDIPLSEEGHRQAAALAPWLARLAPDALYASPMLRVRQTLQPWRDLGSPEPIFRPELREVDFGEWTGVAWDDVQPRFGQSPWDWLRLLEQNAIRNAEPFDSFRNRVAACLQQILDQHPGRRIAVLCHGGVIRMALAWLCQWPLAATAVLAVDYASVTTVTLHNPRVELELLNYQPWRPIP
- the folK gene encoding 2-amino-4-hydroxy-6-hydroxymethyldihydropteridine diphosphokinase, yielding MSPPSHEPVRAFVALGANLGNPRDTFRAVLARLSRSSLQPLRTSSLWETEPVDCPPGSPPFLNAVVEMVPLPTLTPESLLEQLLRLEREFGRSPSPIRNAPRPLDLDLIAFGAEQRATERLVLPHPSAHLRRFVLEPLAELAPDLVLPGLSLSVRELLGRLPPNPAVRRVGVLTPLD
- the rph gene encoding ribonuclease PH, encoding MAEATPQQPGPVTRPDGRQPQQLRPVRFMNHIAPYALGSTLIEWGQTRVICAVTLDPTVPRWKKEQGLPGGWLTAEYSMLPYSTLQRKPREISKGRPEGRTQEIQRLIGRALRTAVDLEKLGERTLWVDCDVLQADGGTRTAAITGGYVALALAVQRLLQDGTLAESPLRPPVAAVSVGIVQGQVLLDLCYQEDVSACVDLNLVMNAQGEFIEIQGSGEEATFTESQLTEMLAAGRAGIRELIRAQEQALQQAGLLTAPAPSAPASATTAP